From the genome of Scytonema hofmannii PCC 7110, one region includes:
- a CDS encoding type I polyketide synthase has product PLPLSPTLPLLLPLSAHSPEAVKSLAQAYQNFLGSQEFDVAALQDICYTASVRRTHHEHRLAVVVNSPAQVKESLQNFVQGNADVNVSFGRKNRRRRPKVAFVFSGQGPQWWAMGRELLEQEPVFRSAMEQCDELIKSHTGWSVLEELTKDDASQSRLQETEFAQPAIFALQVALAQVWRSWGIDPDAVVGHSLGEVAAARISGALTLEEAVYLICHRGRLMQQATGHGKMAAIELSAKETERLLSGYEDRLTIAAINSPTSTVISGEPFAVESVLKLLQQEQPEVFCKLLPVNYAFHSPQMAHFAVELVQHLHQLQPHSGTIPFFSTVTGQMSHSVDLDATYWGRNLEQSVRFADAIEELANAGQTIFIEVSPHPVLSGYISQCLNHLNKEGTVLPSLRRGQPERTTLLSSLGNIYTQGYPVNWQLLYPSANSVVSLPSYPWQRQRYWFERKHQKPVLPTRDTSLHPLLGQRLRSPLKETLFESELSVDLQPFLVGHQIYGMVVLPGAGYLEIALAGAAAVGLEPCCLQAVSIQEPLILPENSSRVVQLILTPLGDGQTSFRIVSVEGDRADDANNWVQHTAGKVNVGQSNPVQTSVSLKDLQARIQEQVSIITYYQQLQERGLEYGSSFQGIEQLWRYDGEVLGRIRLPEALVSEATAYHLHPVLMDSGFQLLFAALASESEDDTYLPVGLDNLRLYRRADTQLWIHGQIRRKDNLNQEALTGDLRLFDDAGKIVAEIEGFHVKRAKREMLLQFAQKNQNLNHWLYEVEWRSQARETNLQHQVNSGSWLLFADREGIAAEVAKLLKNQGDNCFMVFPGEAYEVSEEGHYKINPESTQDFQKLFNEVLKINKTPLRGVAHLWGLDSSSEEAMTVDSLKVAQTLGSQSVLHLVQELAKVDESVSPRLWLVTRGTQPVESQTTSEGVAHSTLWGLGRVISLEHPEIWGGMVDLETGTSEGAASLLFAEISQPNKEDHIVFRGEQRYVARLVPSSHTKKAAEPLSLRKDATYLITGGLGSLGLQLAGWMVQQGARYLVLVGRSGASETTREVLKELERSGVKVLVAKGDVSQQKDVARILGEISESMPVLRGVIHAAGILDDGVLLQQEWERFNKVMAPKVEGAWNLHLLTQNLSLDYFVMFSSVASLLGSPGQGNYAAANAFLDALAHYRRAQGLPGLSINWSFWANMGMAAGLDGINQNRLAAMGMETIAPTQGLQVLEQLLQESSTQVGVIPVNWMQFMQQFTLDTAPPLLTEFTRGLVQVNTEQLTVPKLEFLLKLKQVLARDRQELLLAHIQDQVTKVLGLTSSHRIEAHQGFFDLGMDSLTSMELRNRLQASLGHALSSTLIFDYPTLNALATYLAGEMFSEESHEEDLQVVLEKNHQQAMSVAEIEQLSEEDAEALLLKELESIKF; this is encoded by the coding sequence CCCCTCCCCCTCTCTCCCACTCTCCCCCTCCTACTCCCCCTATCCGCCCATAGCCCGGAAGCTGTCAAATCTCTAGCGCAAGCCTATCAGAACTTTTTGGGTTCTCAAGAATTTGATGTTGCTGCATTGCAAGATATTTGTTACACAGCTAGTGTTCGGCGCACTCACCACGAACACCGTTTAGCGGTTGTTGTTAACTCTCCGGCACAAGTCAAGGAAAGTTTACAAAACTTTGTACAAGGCAATGCAGATGTTAACGTATCTTTTGGTCGCAAAAATCGCCGTCGTCGCCCAAAGGTAGCTTTCGTTTTTTCCGGTCAAGGTCCTCAGTGGTGGGCTATGGGACGGGAGTTACTAGAACAGGAACCCGTGTTTCGCTCGGCTATGGAGCAGTGCGATGAACTCATCAAATCTCATACGGGTTGGTCTGTGTTGGAAGAATTGACCAAGGACGATGCTTCCCAATCTCGCTTGCAAGAAACAGAGTTTGCTCAACCAGCTATTTTTGCACTACAAGTAGCACTTGCTCAAGTGTGGCGTTCTTGGGGTATTGACCCAGATGCGGTTGTGGGTCACAGTTTGGGAGAAGTAGCAGCAGCTCGCATCTCTGGTGCTCTGACTTTAGAAGAGGCGGTGTACTTGATTTGTCACCGGGGACGCTTGATGCAACAAGCAACTGGTCATGGTAAGATGGCTGCGATTGAACTGTCGGCAAAAGAGACAGAGCGTTTGTTGTCTGGATATGAAGACCGTCTCACGATCGCAGCGATAAACAGTCCCACTTCTACAGTAATCTCAGGAGAACCATTCGCTGTAGAATCAGTCCTCAAGTTACTCCAGCAAGAACAACCAGAAGTTTTCTGCAAACTGCTACCTGTAAATTATGCATTTCACAGCCCGCAGATGGCTCACTTTGCTGTAGAACTGGTACAACATCTGCACCAACTTCAGCCACACTCAGGAACGATTCCTTTCTTCTCTACTGTCACGGGTCAGATGAGTCACAGTGTAGATTTAGATGCGACTTACTGGGGTCGAAATTTAGAGCAATCCGTCCGTTTTGCAGACGCAATTGAGGAATTGGCAAACGCAGGTCAAACCATCTTTATAGAAGTTAGCCCGCACCCAGTGCTTTCAGGTTATATTTCCCAGTGCCTCAATCATCTTAATAAAGAAGGTACAGTTTTGCCCTCTCTGCGGCGCGGTCAGCCGGAACGCACTACATTACTCAGTTCTTTAGGAAACATTTACACTCAGGGATATCCAGTAAACTGGCAGTTGCTGTATCCATCTGCCAACTCAGTTGTTAGCTTACCTTCCTACCCTTGGCAACGTCAAAGATATTGGTTTGAACGGAAACATCAGAAGCCAGTTTTGCCAACTAGGGATACATCGTTACATCCCTTACTCGGTCAACGCCTGCGATCGCCACTCAAGGAAACTTTATTCGAGTCTGAGTTGAGCGTCGATTTGCAACCTTTCCTGGTCGGTCATCAAATTTATGGTATGGTAGTTCTTCCAGGAGCGGGCTATTTAGAAATAGCTTTAGCTGGAGCAGCTGCGGTTGGATTAGAACCGTGTTGCTTGCAAGCGGTATCCATTCAAGAACCACTCATCTTGCCAGAAAATAGCAGTCGCGTTGTACAGTTAATCCTAACACCCTTAGGTGATGGGCAAACTTCTTTCCGGATAGTGAGCGTTGAAGGCGATCGCGCAGATGATGCCAATAATTGGGTACAGCATACTGCGGGAAAAGTCAATGTTGGGCAATCAAATCCAGTGCAAACATCCGTTTCTTTAAAAGACCTCCAAGCACGTATTCAAGAACAGGTATCAATTATAACCTACTATCAACAGTTGCAAGAGCGAGGACTGGAGTATGGATCGAGCTTTCAGGGAATTGAACAACTCTGGCGGTATGATGGAGAGGTTCTGGGGCGAATTCGACTTCCTGAAGCACTAGTATCAGAAGCAACAGCCTATCATCTGCACCCAGTGTTAATGGATTCTGGTTTCCAGCTTTTGTTTGCAGCTTTGGCTAGTGAAAGCGAAGACGATACTTATCTACCTGTAGGTTTGGACAATTTGCGGCTCTATCGTCGCGCTGATACTCAATTGTGGATTCACGGTCAGATACGACGCAAAGATAACTTAAACCAAGAAGCTCTCACAGGCGATTTGCGGTTGTTTGATGATGCGGGAAAAATTGTAGCAGAGATTGAGGGTTTCCACGTCAAGCGTGCAAAACGCGAGATGCTTTTGCAATTTGCTCAAAAGAACCAAAACCTGAATCATTGGCTTTACGAAGTAGAATGGCGATCGCAAGCGCGTGAGACCAACTTGCAGCACCAAGTAAATTCAGGTAGCTGGTTGCTATTTGCTGACAGAGAAGGGATAGCAGCAGAGGTCGCAAAACTCCTGAAGAACCAAGGCGACAATTGTTTCATGGTCTTTCCCGGTGAAGCCTATGAGGTTTCAGAAGAAGGACATTACAAAATAAATCCAGAATCTACACAAGATTTTCAGAAACTGTTCAACGAGGTCTTGAAGATAAATAAAACCCCGTTACGTGGAGTAGCTCACTTATGGGGGTTGGATAGTTCTTCAGAAGAAGCGATGACAGTAGATTCTCTCAAAGTTGCTCAAACCTTAGGCTCTCAAAGCGTACTGCATCTAGTACAGGAGCTAGCCAAAGTTGATGAATCAGTGTCTCCTCGGCTTTGGTTAGTCACAAGAGGGACTCAACCAGTCGAATCGCAAACAACTTCAGAGGGAGTAGCTCACTCTACCCTGTGGGGACTTGGTCGCGTTATCTCCCTAGAACACCCTGAGATTTGGGGAGGAATGGTAGATTTGGAAACTGGTACCTCTGAAGGCGCAGCTTCGTTGCTGTTTGCAGAAATTTCACAGCCCAATAAAGAAGACCATATAGTTTTTCGAGGCGAGCAGCGTTATGTCGCCCGTCTCGTTCCAAGTAGCCATACCAAGAAAGCAGCAGAACCATTGTCTTTGCGTAAAGACGCTACTTACCTCATTACTGGTGGTTTAGGTAGTCTCGGACTTCAACTAGCTGGGTGGATGGTACAGCAAGGCGCACGGTACTTAGTACTGGTAGGACGCAGTGGTGCTTCAGAAACTACCCGCGAGGTTTTGAAAGAGTTAGAACGTTCGGGTGTCAAAGTTTTGGTTGCAAAGGGAGATGTCTCTCAACAGAAAGATGTTGCGAGAATCCTTGGAGAAATCAGTGAATCAATGCCAGTACTGCGAGGAGTTATTCACGCAGCTGGTATCCTTGATGATGGTGTGCTGCTCCAACAAGAGTGGGAACGCTTCAACAAGGTGATGGCTCCGAAGGTTGAAGGCGCTTGGAACCTACACCTTCTGACACAAAACTTGTCTTTAGACTACTTTGTGATGTTCTCGTCAGTCGCCTCATTGCTCGGCTCACCAGGACAAGGAAATTATGCAGCAGCCAATGCCTTTTTGGATGCACTTGCTCATTATCGCCGAGCGCAGGGGCTACCAGGGTTGAGTATTAATTGGAGCTTTTGGGCAAATATGGGGATGGCGGCTGGCTTAGATGGTATAAATCAAAACCGTTTAGCTGCAATGGGGATGGAGACGATTGCACCAACGCAAGGATTACAAGTGCTGGAGCAGTTACTCCAAGAATCTTCTACTCAAGTTGGGGTGATACCTGTTAACTGGATGCAGTTCATGCAACAATTTACACTTGATACTGCTCCACCACTTCTCACCGAGTTCACTCGCGGGCTAGTACAGGTAAATACCGAGCAACTTACAGTCCCAAAACTTGAGTTTTTGCTGAAATTAAAGCAAGTTCTCGCTCGCGATCGCCAAGAGCTTTTACTTGCTCACATTCAAGACCAAGTGACTAAGGTTTTAGGTTTGACTTCATCCCATCGCATAGAGGCTCATCAAGGTTTCTTTGACCTTGGTATGGATTCTCTGACTTCTATGGAGTTAAGGAATCGTCTTCAAGCTTCTTTGGGTCACGCTCTTTCTTCTACTTTAATTTTTGATTATCCGACTCTTAATGCTCTTGCTACGTATCTTGCTGGTGAGATGTTTTCTGAGGAATCTCATGAGGAGGATTTACAAGTTGTTTTGGAGAAGAATCATCAGCAAGCTATGAGTGTAGCGGAAATTGAACAGCTTTCAGAGGAAGATGCAGAGGCTTTACTGCTCAAGGAGCTGGAAAGTATTAAGTTTTAA
- a CDS encoding type I polyketide synthase gives MTLSPTKRALLALKEMQAKLEANEQAKTEPIAIIGMSCRFPGANDPEAYWQMLRNGVDAMTEVPSDRWDINTYYDPNPDAPEKMYVRKAGFLDRVDQFDPQFFGISPREAVNMDPQQRLLLEVSWEALENAGIAPDKILGSQTGVFVGIMNLDYFQLASTPNRVDAHTATGNAFSVTSGRLSYNLGLQGPSMAIDTACSSSLVSVHTACQSLRSKECNLALAAGVNLIITPTVMINECRAKMLAPDGHCKTFDASADGYARGEGCGILVLKRLSDAIADGDNILALIRGSAVNQDGRSGGLTVPNGPAQQAVIRSALANAGVEPGQVSYVEAHGTGTSLGDPIELRALGAVLGKGRSQDQPLQVGSVKTNMGHLEAAAGVAGLIKLVLALQHKEIPPHLHLKNPNPHIPWGELPIKITTELTPWTPINGKRIAGLSSFGFSGTNAHIVVEEAPSREMGRKDDSISEERSLHLLSLSAKSEEALKQLANRFSAAFKANPNLNFADVCFTSNTGRSVFDHKLALVAENTIQACEQLTDFSAGKEASGVFAGLPQETRRPKVAFLFTGQGSQYVGMGRQLYEQAPTFRQALDRCDAILRPYLQQPLLSVLYPKDGSNSPIDQTAYTQPALFALEYALYELWRSWGITPNVVMGHSVGEYVAACVAGVFSLEDGLKLIAERSRLMQALPPGGEMAAVLADEATVRTAISPYGQKVAIAAINGPQNVVISGEGESVQAAIAELQAKGIESRRLSVSHAFHSPLMEPMLDAFEKQAVTVTYSEPKIDLISNLTGQLVRGVEVSQASYWRRHVREAVRFADGMKTLQAQAIDIFVEIGPHTVLSGMGRQCLPEGSEVWLPSLRRGQNDWQQLLQSLGTLYANGLNVDWSGFDRDYQRAKVSLPTYPFQGQRYWVKVDSPKQQSSIISLEKPESQSIHNFLQSNDTKELTRTLELVEQLPTEQVVSLLENLRLASLSERITKLSPERHELLTQLLQQDRQQQTLAKGRNSLYQIQWQPQNRKALPQQIQTTQRGKWVIFSDRTGVGQALAELLQELGEKCLMIYPGEAYETLEDGHRKINPENLSDFQRLFQELTATNGLPFRGIVHLWSLETRSHQITPSSLEVAQVLGSGSVLHLVQALLNFTNSISPKLWLATCGTQAVEAKPVPLAVANAPLWGLGRVIALEHSEIWGGLVDLDPNTSGKEGTTSQAKSLLAEIWQPDDEDQIAIRGKQRYVPRLVRSSNLKPQPLHLQANATYLITGGLGSLGLQTAQWMVEQGARNLVLLGRKGLPDRNQWSTIPHETDTWERVKAIQSLEDMGAKIIVAQADVSNSEQMTAVFEQLRDPQIPLKGIVHAAGVTDYKVLQDIDFSTLQYTLKSKVVGTWLLHHLSQEMNLDFFVCFSSIASVWGSRGQAHYAAGNHFLDAIAHHRLALGLPALSINWGPWTGGGMASAETQTLLKRMGVEAWLPEDGIAVLAEVLGTNIAQITAAQIEWSVFKPIYEVKGQKPLLELINKQPQEKIESPQAKRPEVIQQLEDLPANKRYSFLVSHLQTTVAKVLGLEQSQLPQIRQGFVELGMDSLMAVELKTRLETSLGQTLSSTLAFNYPNIETLAQYLATEVLALEQAVETVSNLPKDSQEATRLSADLEQLSSSELASLLDEELNSWSMVNG, from the coding sequence ATGACTTTATCTCCTACGAAACGTGCGCTTTTAGCATTAAAAGAAATGCAAGCCAAGCTCGAAGCAAATGAGCAAGCTAAGACAGAGCCGATCGCTATTATTGGAATGAGCTGTCGATTCCCAGGAGCAAACGATCCAGAAGCATATTGGCAAATGCTGCGTAACGGGGTGGATGCAATGACAGAAGTTCCATCAGATAGATGGGACATTAATACCTACTATGACCCCAATCCGGATGCTCCTGAGAAAATGTATGTCCGGAAAGCTGGGTTTCTAGATCGTGTAGACCAGTTCGATCCTCAGTTTTTTGGAATTTCCCCTCGGGAAGCTGTCAATATGGACCCCCAGCAACGGTTGCTGTTAGAAGTTAGCTGGGAAGCCCTTGAAAATGCAGGTATCGCACCTGACAAGATACTGGGTAGCCAAACTGGTGTTTTTGTTGGAATTATGAATTTGGATTATTTTCAGTTGGCGAGCACTCCAAATCGCGTTGATGCTCATACTGCTACGGGTAATGCTTTTAGCGTGACTTCTGGTCGATTGTCTTATAACTTGGGTCTACAGGGACCAAGTATGGCGATCGATACAGCTTGCTCGTCTTCTTTAGTTTCTGTCCACACTGCTTGTCAAAGCTTACGCAGCAAAGAGTGCAATTTGGCTCTCGCTGCTGGTGTGAACCTGATTATAACACCAACGGTGATGATTAATGAGTGTCGGGCTAAGATGCTAGCCCCTGATGGTCACTGCAAAACCTTTGATGCTTCTGCTGATGGCTACGCACGGGGAGAGGGATGTGGTATCTTGGTTCTCAAGCGTCTTAGTGATGCAATTGCTGACGGTGACAACATTTTAGCTCTGATTCGGGGTTCGGCTGTCAATCAGGACGGTCGCAGTGGGGGTCTTACAGTTCCCAATGGTCCAGCCCAGCAAGCTGTTATCCGCTCGGCTCTTGCTAATGCAGGAGTAGAGCCAGGACAGGTGAGCTATGTGGAAGCCCACGGTACGGGGACATCTCTGGGAGACCCGATTGAATTACGAGCTTTAGGAGCAGTTCTGGGAAAGGGGCGATCGCAAGACCAACCCCTACAGGTTGGTTCGGTGAAGACCAACATGGGACATTTGGAAGCCGCAGCTGGGGTTGCGGGTTTAATTAAGCTGGTGCTAGCACTGCAACATAAAGAAATACCTCCCCATCTGCACTTGAAAAATCCGAATCCTCATATTCCTTGGGGAGAACTTCCTATCAAAATTACTACAGAACTTACCCCTTGGACTCCTATTAATGGTAAGCGGATTGCGGGACTTAGTTCCTTTGGCTTTAGTGGAACCAATGCTCACATAGTTGTTGAGGAAGCTCCCTCTAGGGAGATGGGGAGAAAAGATGACTCCATCTCGGAAGAGCGTTCCTTGCATCTACTCAGCCTTTCGGCGAAAAGTGAAGAAGCATTAAAGCAGCTTGCAAACCGTTTTTCCGCAGCATTTAAAGCTAATCCTAACCTTAACTTTGCTGATGTCTGCTTTACTTCTAACACTGGTCGCTCTGTCTTTGACCACAAACTGGCACTGGTAGCTGAAAATACAATTCAGGCATGCGAGCAACTTACAGACTTTAGCGCTGGGAAAGAAGCATCCGGGGTATTTGCAGGGTTACCTCAAGAAACTCGTAGACCAAAAGTAGCATTCTTGTTTACCGGACAAGGTTCTCAGTACGTAGGGATGGGACGCCAGCTTTACGAACAAGCGCCTACTTTCCGCCAAGCCCTCGATCGCTGCGATGCGATCCTGCGTCCTTATTTACAACAACCCTTATTGTCTGTACTCTATCCAAAGGACGGATCTAACTCCCCCATTGACCAGACTGCTTACACCCAACCTGCTCTGTTTGCCCTAGAATATGCTTTGTATGAATTATGGCGCTCTTGGGGTATTACTCCAAATGTCGTTATGGGTCACAGCGTTGGTGAATACGTAGCAGCTTGCGTTGCAGGGGTATTCAGTTTGGAAGACGGTCTAAAACTCATAGCAGAGCGATCGCGTCTGATGCAAGCTCTACCACCTGGTGGCGAAATGGCTGCAGTGCTTGCAGATGAAGCAACTGTGCGGACGGCAATTTCTCCCTACGGACAAAAAGTTGCCATCGCAGCCATCAATGGACCGCAAAACGTCGTTATTTCTGGTGAAGGAGAGAGCGTACAAGCTGCGATCGCTGAACTACAAGCGAAAGGAATTGAGTCCCGACGCTTGAGCGTATCCCACGCGTTTCACTCACCCTTGATGGAACCAATGTTAGATGCTTTTGAAAAGCAAGCAGTAACGGTTACCTATAGCGAACCCAAGATCGACTTGATTTCCAATCTCACAGGTCAACTAGTACGCGGAGTCGAAGTGAGTCAAGCCAGTTACTGGCGGCGTCACGTGAGGGAAGCGGTGCGATTTGCTGATGGAATGAAGACTTTGCAAGCACAGGCGATCGACATCTTTGTAGAAATCGGACCGCATACAGTTTTGAGCGGGATGGGGCGACAGTGTTTGCCAGAAGGATCTGAAGTATGGTTACCTTCCTTACGCCGAGGACAGAATGATTGGCAACAACTTCTCCAAAGTTTGGGAACCTTGTATGCAAACGGCTTGAATGTGGACTGGTCGGGCTTTGACCGGGATTACCAGCGTGCAAAAGTTTCCTTACCAACCTATCCCTTCCAAGGTCAGCGGTACTGGGTTAAAGTGGATTCACCTAAACAACAGTCTTCTATCATATCTCTCGAAAAACCAGAATCTCAATCCATTCACAATTTTTTACAATCTAACGATACAAAAGAACTGACTCGCACGTTAGAACTCGTTGAACAACTTCCTACAGAGCAAGTCGTATCATTACTGGAAAATCTGCGTTTAGCAAGCCTGTCCGAACGTATTACCAAACTATCGCCAGAAAGACACGAGCTACTGACACAGTTGCTCCAGCAAGATCGACAGCAACAGACTTTAGCGAAAGGTCGTAATTCATTATACCAAATTCAATGGCAACCCCAAAACCGTAAAGCTTTACCCCAGCAAATTCAAACAACGCAACGTGGTAAGTGGGTGATCTTTAGCGATCGCACAGGAGTAGGACAAGCATTAGCAGAACTTCTGCAAGAGCTTGGCGAGAAATGTTTGATGATTTACCCAGGCGAAGCTTACGAAACTTTAGAAGACGGACATCGAAAAATCAACCCTGAAAACCTGAGTGACTTTCAAAGGCTATTCCAAGAACTTACCGCAACCAATGGACTGCCATTTCGTGGAATCGTGCATCTGTGGAGTTTAGAAACACGTTCTCACCAAATCACACCATCCTCCCTAGAAGTTGCTCAAGTCTTAGGCAGTGGTAGCGTGCTGCATCTAGTTCAAGCGTTACTCAATTTTACCAATTCCATCTCACCCAAATTGTGGTTAGCAACCTGCGGAACCCAAGCAGTGGAAGCAAAACCCGTTCCCCTTGCAGTCGCTAATGCACCTTTGTGGGGTTTAGGTCGGGTCATTGCGTTAGAACACTCAGAAATTTGGGGAGGGCTAGTCGATTTAGACCCCAATACCTCAGGAAAAGAAGGAACCACATCACAAGCTAAGTCCTTACTTGCAGAAATTTGGCAACCAGATGACGAAGACCAAATAGCTATTCGTGGCAAACAACGCTATGTTCCTCGTTTAGTACGTAGCAGCAATCTTAAACCACAACCTCTGCATTTGCAAGCGAATGCAACTTACCTAATTACTGGTGGCTTAGGTAGTTTAGGGCTTCAAACTGCTCAGTGGATGGTAGAGCAAGGTGCGCGAAACCTGGTATTGCTAGGGCGCAAAGGACTTCCCGATCGCAACCAATGGTCTACCATACCACATGAGACTGACACTTGGGAACGGGTTAAGGCAATTCAATCCTTAGAAGACATGGGAGCCAAGATTATCGTAGCTCAAGCTGATGTCAGTAACTCAGAGCAGATGACAGCAGTCTTTGAGCAGTTGCGAGATCCTCAAATTCCCCTCAAAGGAATCGTCCATGCAGCCGGAGTTACAGATTACAAAGTGTTACAAGATATTGACTTTAGCACACTTCAATATACACTAAAATCTAAAGTAGTAGGTACATGGCTCCTGCATCATCTCAGCCAAGAGATGAACCTAGACTTTTTCGTTTGCTTCTCCTCAATTGCCTCAGTATGGGGGTCTAGAGGACAAGCCCACTACGCTGCAGGTAATCACTTCCTCGATGCGATCGCCCATCATCGCCTAGCTTTAGGACTACCAGCGTTAAGCATCAACTGGGGACCTTGGACTGGTGGCGGGATGGCGTCTGCTGAAACCCAGACATTATTAAAACGCATGGGAGTCGAAGCATGGCTACCAGAAGATGGAATTGCAGTACTAGCAGAAGTTTTGGGTACAAACATTGCTCAAATAACAGCAGCCCAAATTGAGTGGAGTGTCTTTAAACCGATTTACGAAGTTAAGGGACAGAAACCACTACTCGAACTCATTAACAAACAGCCTCAGGAGAAAATTGAATCTCCTCAAGCAAAACGCCCAGAAGTCATACAACAGTTAGAAGATCTTCCCGCAAACAAACGTTATAGTTTCCTAGTTTCACATCTTCAAACAACAGTCGCTAAGGTACTGGGATTAGAACAATCTCAACTACCACAAATAAGACAAGGATTTGTCGAACTAGGAATGGATTCGTTAATGGCTGTTGAATTGAAGACACGACTCGAAACTAGCTTGGGACAGACCTTAAGTTCGACATTGGCTTTTAACTATCCCAATATAGAGACTCTTGCTCAATACTTAGCTACTGAAGTTCTAGCTCTAGAACAAGCAGTAGAAACTGTTTCTAACTTGCCAAAAGATAGCCAGGAAGCAACTCGATTGTCAGCAGATCTAGAACAACTTTCTTCTTCCGAATTAGCATCATTGCTTGATGAAGAATTAAATAGTTGGTCAATGGTTAATGGCTAA